In one window of Camelina sativa cultivar DH55 chromosome 15, Cs, whole genome shotgun sequence DNA:
- the LOC104747184 gene encoding MATH domain and coiled-coil domain-containing protein At2g05410-like, with product MEVKVDMTITWVIKNFSSLQSFYSDNFVAGGCKWRLWAFPKGNKSAHHFSLYLDVSDKESLPIGWRRHAKFSLTVVNKYTEKLSRLRETQHWFEHKAPSWGFSELICLTELNAKEGFLVNGDLTVVAKIEVLEVVGKLDVSEESSSIMETVDVNGFQVLPSQVECVKRFFDRHLAIASKFRPKNPYLKTAYMNFLLNLTQTLSQSPQELSNDDLSDAGASLAYLREAGFELDWLEKKLDEVKEKKKKEEACLARLRNMDEELQPFKKKCLDLEAQIDKEKKELLAARAPLSLYDDNVV from the exons ATGGAGGTCAAAGTTGATATGACGATTACTTGGGTGATTAAAAATTTCTCTTCTTTGCAATCATTTTATTCTGATAATTTCGTTGCTGGTGGCTGCAAATG GCGTCTCTGGGCCTTTCCCAAAGGGAATAAGAGTGCTCATCATTTTTCTTTGTATCTAGATGTTTCTGATAAAGAATCTTTGCCTATTGGATGGAGAAGACACGCTAAATTTTCTCTAACTGTAGTAAATAAATACACAGAAAAACTCTCCCGGCTAAGAG agaCTCAGCACTGGTTCGAACATAAAGCTCCTAGTTGGGGGTTTTCAGAATTGATTTGCCTCACCGAACTTAATGCCAAAGAGGGATTTCTGGTGAATGGAGATCTCACAGTTGTTGCCAAGATAGAGGTTCTTGAAGTTGTTGGAAAATTAGATGTATCAGAGGAATCTTCATCCATAATGGAAACCGTAGATGTCAATGGATTTCAAGTTCTGCCTTCACAG GTAGAGTGCGTGAAGCGTTTTTTTGACAGACACCTAGCTATTGCATCCAAATTTCGACCAAAGAATCCATACCTGAAGACGGCCTACATGAATTTCCTTCTTAACTTAACCCAAACGCTGAGTCAATCTCCTCAAGAACTCTCCAATGATGATCTCTCTGACGCAGGCGCTTCTCTGGCCTATTTGAGAGAAGCAGGGTTTGAGTTggattggttggagaagaaacttgatgaagtaaaggaaaagaagaagaaagaagaggctTGTTTGGCCCGGCTGCGAAATATGGACGAAGAGCTTCAGCCCTTTAAGAAGAAGTGCTTAGACCTTGAAGCTCAGATAgacaaggagaagaaagagctATTAGCTGCTAGAGCTCCTCTCTCCTTGTACGATGACAATGTtgtctga